The sequence TATTGAAAACCTGTGACAAGCGACTCGACGACTAAATACCACCCGTCAACCAACACGAATAATAATAGTTTAAAGGGCAGCGAAATCATAACGGGAGACAGCATAAACATTCCCATGGACATCAGAATACTGGCTACAACAATATCGATGACCAGGAATGGAATGAATATCAAAAATCCGATACTGAAAGCTGTCCGCAATTCACTGATAACGAATGCAGGGACGATGATCGTCAATGGAAGTTCTTGTAAATCTTCCGGCTTCTTCGTTTCCGATATATCCAAAAAGAGCTTGATATCCTCGTCCCTTGTTTGTTGGTACATAAATTGTTTGATCGGTTCTTCTGCTCTTTCAAAAGCTTCCTGTCCCGATATTTCTTCATTTAAATAGGGGGTCAGCGCATCATCCGCCACTTGTGAATAAATCGGCTGCATAATAAAAAACGTCAAGAATAAAGCAATACCTGTCAACACTAAGTTAGGTGGATTCTGTTGCGTCCCCAATGAACTCCTTACAAAAGACAAAACAACAATGATGCGCGTAAAACTGGTGGTCAAAATTAGAAATGTAGGAGCTAAGCTGAGCAATCCCATTAATACATATAATTTCACTACATCCGAAGTTTCACCAGACTGGCTTCCAACTGCATTAGTCAAGTCGTCTATTGTGCCAACAGCGGAAACTTCGTGCGGAAAACTAAAACTAAGTAAGAAGAGGATAAAGCAAATACTTAACAGTCCTTTTTTTTTCAACTTTATTTCCTCTTTTCATACAAATTTTGATAACGGGATTGGAGTTGTTTAAGAAATTGGCTAGGCTTTCCATTTGGGAAATCAGGTTTTTCTTGTTTAACTTCCAGTGTCTCCTGGGTTTTAATGACTGCTTCTTTTTCAGCTTCTGTTAGTTGTCTAAGGATCTCATTACGTGTTTCCGTAAAACTCATCACATAATATGTACCCGCTATTTCCACAATGCAAATAGAAGAACTTTTATTTATGGCTGTTCTTTCGATGATCTGGATAGCTTTGCCTTTTTTGGTCATAAAAGTATTCAAATATTTTAAACTATAATTGGCTATAAAAATAATAATGGCCAAAGCAAAAATACTTTTTACCACATAACCTATCCCAATTCCCAATCCCATGTTTCAGCTTCCTTTCACTTTCTCTATTGCATGATGATATTTGTAATAAATACATCCCTAATTACTGCGTTCCCCAGTGTTTCATTGATTTGGCTGATCAATTCCTTTTTCAGAACCAATGAACCTTCCTCTTCTTGAAAAACAGTGTCGCTCGTTTTTGTACGTAAAACACTAATAACAGCATCTCGTATCTGGGGTATGTTCTTATCGATCAGTTCTTGCGCATCTTCTTCAAGACTGTAAACCGATAATTCTATTTTTAAGTATTGTCCTTTTCCTGTCTCTCCTGGGGATAAGTTTACTAAAAACTCTTCCAGCGGAACAGTCGTTTCTATTTTCTCTTCTTCTCCTAAACGCTGTACAAATGCTTGAACCTTTCCAGAAGTTATACTAAAACTAACGATTCCTCCGATAATAAGTGCACTAACAATGATAATCAACGGCTTCAACCACTTCTTTTTTTCTTTATCTTTTGTCGATTGTACTTCCATTCGCTACTTTGCCTCCTGCCCATCATAAACGATGACGATATTTACCCTTCTATTTTTCGCTCTATTTTCATCTGTATCATTAGGAACACTCGGGTTATATTCTCCATACCCTTTGGCAGATAAACGATGAGCTTCAATGTCCTCTTCTTCGCTCAGATAACGCAAGACAGATACGGCTCTTCCCGAAGAAAGTTCCCAGTTGCTGTCAAAGTTCGAATTTTTTATTGGAACATTATCTGTGTACCCTTCTATTACAATACTGTTATCAAATGTACTGACTAAATTCGCCAGTATATCTAATGTTTGCTGCCCAGGGTTTGAAATTTCTGCACTTCCCGAAGAAAACAGTACAGATTCCTGAATATCTACATATACGCCATCTTTATCCATATCTACTGAAACTTTTGAATTCATCTTATTTTCTGTTACATAAGTTGTGACCTTCTCATATAACTCCTCTACTTCAGGATCAATACCATTATCTGCCGAAGGAGTTGGCTCTTTTTCTACTGCAGAATTCGTTTCTTCTAAAATAGAAGTGCCTCCCGTTCCACTCAACGCCATTTGAATCGATTGAGTAGCTGCTTGGAATTTTGTTTCGCTGACATTAGACATGGAATAAAGCAAAATGAAAAAAGTCAGCAATAAAGACATCAGATCAGAAAAAGTGGTCATCCAACCTCCTGAGCTCTCGCTTTTCTTTTCAAGTCTTTTTCTTCTAGCCATGCTATTGCTCCTCACGTTGAAGTTGTTCGGCTTCTCTTACAGCTTCTTCTTGATTTTCATCGCGTAAATAGCTTTTTAATTTTTGCTCAATAATACGCGGATTCTGACCGGCTTGGATAGAAAGCACACCTTCAATAACCATTTCACACACTTGCATCTCTTCATCGGTTTGCATTTGTAAATTGGTAGCTATTGGAAGGAAAACTAAGTTTGCTAAAAAACTACCATAAAGGGTTGTGATCAAAGCCGTGGCCATACCTGTGCCAATTGTATTTGGGTCATTTAACTCACCTAACATAATAATCAATCCGATCAATGTTCCGATCATCCCGTACGCTGGTGCTAATTCTCCCCACTTCAAAAAAATATCTTGTCCGACACGATGTCTTTTTTCAATATTTTCTGTTTTTATATCTAATATCTCTTGAATAGTCTCTGGGTCCATTCCATCGATCACCATTTGCAAACCTGTCACTAATAACTCATTGTCTTCTTCCTGTAAATCCTCTTCAATGGATAAGATTCCTTGGCTTCTGGCTTTTTTAGACAAATTAACGAACGTCTCAATCAATTCTTCATAATTGCTATTAGGGTTCAATAATAAATTTTTAAGAATCGACGGTATCTTCAGCAAAGATTTTAAAGGAAAACTGATGATCAATGCACTAAAAGAACCTCCTAAGGTAATTACCAGCGAAGGAGCATCCAGAAAACTATTTAATTCACCCGCTGAAGTAATTGACCAGACGATCAGAGCCAACCCTAAGATAAAACCGGCCAATGGTACAATATTTTTTTTCATTTTTCTCCCTCTGAAAAACCGCTATGTATTTTTCTCTTATAAGAAATTACTTTTTCTACTATTTCTGTTTCTTTTTCTATGACTCGCAAGGTTTTTCCGTCAGTTAAAGTAATAATAGTATCGAAAGAACGGTCTATTCTGTATATCAATTCGCAATTTAAGTAAAACTCTCTTCCTGAGACATCTGTTAAAGCTATCATCTAAAAACCTCATTTCTAAAGTAAAAGGCAAAAAAAGAATACACTCGGACAGCTCAACGAAATGAAACTGTCCGAGATATTTGTCTTTTTTTACTTTGCTAACGCCTTATTATCTCTTCAGGTTGATCAATTCTTCTAACATTGTATCGGAAACAGTGATACTTCTAGAGTTGGCTTGGTAGGATCTGCTGGTTACGATCATTTCTGTAAATTCATTGGCCAAGTCGACATTCGACATTTCCAAAAATCCTGAACGAACGGAACCGTATCCTGGATCAGATGGGTTGCCCAATGTTGGCTCTCCTGAGTTGGCTGATTTAGAATACAAATTGCCACCTTGTTTTTCCAATCCATCTGGATTAGAAAAGCTGGTCAATGCGACGCGTCCTAACACATATGTATTTTCATCACTGTATGTTCCTACGATAAAACCATCTTTATCAATGACGTAATCTTGCAGTTCTATTTCTTTTCCATCGATTGTTAATTTTTCATTGATCGTTAAAGGCTGCGGGTTTTTCCCTAAACTGTCGATCACAAAGTTTGCATCATTTACAGCCGGTGCTCCTTCTGTGTACCCCATAACACTTAACCCGCTGCTCGTTACCAAGTTTCCGGCGTTGTCTTTATAGAATCCGCCGTCACGTGTATAAAATGTTTGGTCGCCTTGCTTAACGGTGAAAAATGAGTTATCTCCGTTTTCAATCCCAAAGTCTAATGGTCGTCCAGTTGATTGCAGCGATCCGCCAGACATAACGGTATCGATCGAGCCTACTTGTACCCCAAGTCCGACTTGTTGCGCATTTGTACCACCTTGTGCTCTTGCATTGGTTTGGCTGATCATATCTTCAAAACGAACTCTTCCCGTTTTAAAAGCCGTTGTATTAACGTTAGCAATATTGTTCGAAATGACATCCATTTTTGTTTGAATATTTTTCATTCCTGTAACACCTGAGTATAAAGATTTTAACATGTTGCTTCCTCCATTCGATTGATCCGCTTCAATCGGTCCGCGGATTTAAGGCTTCCTGTATAGGTCCAGCCTTTTATTGATTGATGCGCATAGCACTGTCAATATTGGTGACCATATCCATTTCTTGTGTATTTAACGCCGTGATGATCGTACGGTTAGGGACACTGGTGATGAGTGCCATATCTTTATAAAAAATCAACGAGTTCTTTGAGCCTTTTCCACTCAATTCTTCAACCGCTGCTTCTAATTGATGCATATCTTGCTGGTCCAATTGAAGTCCGCGTTCTTCCAGTCGTTTTTGTGCATGATTAGAAATTTTGACCTCTTTTTGACCAAGCGGTTTCTCAATTGATTCGCTTAAAAATGAACTGAATCGCCGGTCTACTTTTGGACGTATCGCTGCTGGCTTTATTTCTGACGGTTGAGTTTGATTGGGAGTTACTTTAAACGACATCAGGCTTGATTACTTGCTTCTAAAATATCGTTTAAATAAAAATCTTTTCCATTTACTTGAACAGTGGCGTACCCTTGATCAAAGCGGACTTTTTCCACAACGCCATTGACTAGATCACTGCCGTCTGTTACTTTTACATCTTTCCCTAACAAACTAAAAGCTTGCTGCTGTTGGTTCATCAATAGGCTTGAATTCATTTTTTCTGAAATATTTGTTAATTGATCCATCATATTAAATTGAGCCAACTGAGTCAGGTAGTCGGTTTCACCGCCTCCTCCACCTCCATCTTCTCCAGGCATTGACGGCATTTTGACTGTTGCTGCCATAATCTGCAAGAAATCGTCTGTAGAAAGCTCATTGGTTTTATTCTCATTTCCGGTCAAACTTTTTACTGTACCAATGTGAAAATTACTTGGAATCTCCATTTTTTCATTCCTCCTCTACTCAAATTAAACTAAAATACTCAAGCGTCCTGAACGAATCCCCGACTTCTCTTCAGCAAGTTCTGTTACTGGTCCCTCAACGAAAGAAACTTGATTGGATAAGCGGCTGGTTGGCCGGTTTTTTTCTTGTTGTCTATCGTTAAACTGAGAACCGGTCTCTCCATTTGTTGTTAATTGAATCGTAACTTCACCCAACTGAATCTGTTGACGGTTTAGATTGTCCGATAATTTTGGTACCCCCCCGGTCAATAATTCTTGTGTTTTTAAACTTTCTACCATAATTTTTGTAGACAAGACATTATCAACCATTTCCAGCGTTATCGTGATTTCTCCCATGCTGCTTGGCGAGATGCTCACTTTTGCCGTTGAGTGTTTCCCATTCTGAAAGGTTTCTACTGTTTTTGTAATGACTTCGTTGACTGCCTGGGTTACTTGCTGCCGGATCGTTTTAGGACTCTCGACTGCTTTTCCCGTTGCTTCTGCGGCATCCCCTCGAACAATTGCGGGTCCGCTAAGTTCATTTTTAAGATTCGAATCATCCGCATTTTTTGTTGTTGGTTCTTTTTCAACCGAAACCCCCATCAAAACAGATGGTTCTTTTCCTTTGTTATCAATCAAATCCATTTTCCCACTGTTGTTTTCACTGGTTTTTGGTTGAGGCAACTCATTCAGTTGCTCTGCTGGATCGATTGATTCGTTCGGTTCAATTGCAGG is a genomic window of Carnobacterium sp. CP1 containing:
- a CDS encoding flagellar motor protein MotB, whose amino-acid sequence is MARRKRLEKKSESSGGWMTTFSDLMSLLLTFFILLYSMSNVSETKFQAATQSIQMALSGTGGTSILEETNSAVEKEPTPSADNGIDPEVEELYEKVTTYVTENKMNSKVSVDMDKDGVYVDIQESVLFSSGSAEISNPGQQTLDILANLVSTFDNSIVIEGYTDNVPIKNSNFDSNWELSSGRAVSVLRYLSEEEDIEAHRLSAKGYGEYNPSVPNDTDENRAKNRRVNIVIVYDGQEAK
- a CDS encoding flagellar hook-length control protein FliK; this translates as MEQLSLSSVESAGTASLIGTATKQETVSAETFQSYLAEQSGQSGTTSEKELDNKAKTTADKSNEELSDDSTEVDAAAFFYGFMSSIQEQATSILELGSVTEEELPESESPDYIEPTILTNPTGRVTLDDNQMEADLVVLSEEKSSFKPMSNSVENKQSILQNDLPVFISEEELNTIAKEKERSSNAAVQVGASETAETMVDEILPTSRLLTKDWAQTVKSALTVDQPAIEPNESIDPAEQLNELPQPKTSENNSGKMDLIDNKGKEPSVLMGVSVEKEPTTKNADDSNLKNELSGPAIVRGDAAEATGKAVESPKTIRQQVTQAVNEVITKTVETFQNGKHSTAKVSISPSSMGEITITLEMVDNVLSTKIMVESLKTQELLTGGVPKLSDNLNRQQIQLGEVTIQLTTNGETGSQFNDRQQEKNRPTSRLSNQVSFVEGPVTELAEEKSGIRSGRLSILV
- a CDS encoding flagellar basal body-associated FliL family protein, translating into MEVQSTKDKEKKKWLKPLIIIVSALIIGGIVSFSITSGKVQAFVQRLGEEEKIETTVPLEEFLVNLSPGETGKGQYLKIELSVYSLEEDAQELIDKNIPQIRDAVISVLRTKTSDTVFQEEEGSLVLKKELISQINETLGNAVIRDVFITNIIMQ
- a CDS encoding flagellar biosynthetic protein FliO: MGLGIGIGYVVKSIFALAIIIFIANYSLKYLNTFMTKKGKAIQIIERTAINKSSSICIVEIAGTYYVMSFTETRNEILRQLTEAEKEAVIKTQETLEVKQEKPDFPNGKPSQFLKQLQSRYQNLYEKRK
- a CDS encoding TIGR02530 family flagellar biosynthesis protein, which produces MSFKVTPNQTQPSEIKPAAIRPKVDRRFSSFLSESIEKPLGQKEVKISNHAQKRLEERGLQLDQQDMHQLEAAVEELSGKGSKNSLIFYKDMALITSVPNRTIITALNTQEMDMVTNIDSAMRINQ
- a CDS encoding motility protein A, which codes for MKKNIVPLAGFILGLALIVWSITSAGELNSFLDAPSLVITLGGSFSALIISFPLKSLLKIPSILKNLLLNPNSNYEELIETFVNLSKKARSQGILSIEEDLQEEDNELLVTGLQMVIDGMDPETIQEILDIKTENIEKRHRVGQDIFLKWGELAPAYGMIGTLIGLIIMLGELNDPNTIGTGMATALITTLYGSFLANLVFLPIATNLQMQTDEEMQVCEMVIEGVLSIQAGQNPRIIEQKLKSYLRDENQEEAVREAEQLQREEQ
- a CDS encoding flagellar hook-basal body complex protein encodes the protein MLKSLYSGVTGMKNIQTKMDVISNNIANVNTTAFKTGRVRFEDMISQTNARAQGGTNAQQVGLGVQVGSIDTVMSGGSLQSTGRPLDFGIENGDNSFFTVKQGDQTFYTRDGGFYKDNAGNLVTSSGLSVMGYTEGAPAVNDANFVIDSLGKNPQPLTINEKLTIDGKEIELQDYVIDKDGFIVGTYSDENTYVLGRVALTSFSNPDGLEKQGGNLYSKSANSGEPTLGNPSDPGYGSVRSGFLEMSNVDLANEFTEMIVTSRSYQANSRSITVSDTMLEELINLKR
- a CDS encoding flagellar FlbD family protein, encoding MIALTDVSGREFYLNCELIYRIDRSFDTIITLTDGKTLRVIEKETEIVEKVISYKRKIHSGFSEGEK
- the fliP gene encoding flagellar type III secretion system pore protein FliP (The bacterial flagellar biogenesis protein FliP forms a type III secretion system (T3SS)-type pore required for flagellar assembly.); its protein translation is MKLKKKGLLSICFILFLLSFSFPHEVSAVGTIDDLTNAVGSQSGETSDVVKLYVLMGLLSLAPTFLILTTSFTRIIVVLSFVRSSLGTQQNPPNLVLTGIALFLTFFIMQPIYSQVADDALTPYLNEEISGQEAFERAEEPIKQFMYQQTRDEDIKLFLDISETKKPEDLQELPLTIIVPAFVISELRTAFSIGFLIFIPFLVIDIVVASILMSMGMFMLSPVMISLPFKLLLFVLVDGWYLVVESLVTGFQ